The Candidatus Kryptoniota bacterium genome contains a region encoding:
- a CDS encoding glycyl-radical enzyme activating protein yields MKGMIFDIKRYALHDGPGIRQTIFFKGCTLRCWWCHNPESQSTSSEAVSRELKMDGKSFFETVTVGQLMTVDEVMSEIKRESVFFDESRGGVTFSGGEPLLQVRFLKELATECRKNGISTALDTCGYATKEAVDSIAGLIDLFLFDLKFIDDEKHRDYTGVSNRIILENLRRLSQCGSNIIIRFPVVPGVTDTDGNIEQIITLLQSLPEIKEIDLLPYHTIGKHKYEQFGIENKMMRISACNAEIGPPESEKISTLKRRFEENGYNVKVGG; encoded by the coding sequence ATGAAGGGCATGATCTTCGACATAAAACGGTATGCGCTCCATGATGGACCAGGGATTCGTCAGACAATATTCTTCAAAGGTTGTACGCTGCGATGCTGGTGGTGTCACAATCCAGAAAGCCAGTCCACCTCGAGTGAAGCAGTAAGTCGGGAGCTCAAGATGGACGGCAAGTCTTTCTTTGAGACCGTGACTGTTGGACAGCTTATGACCGTGGACGAGGTAATGTCGGAAATCAAAAGAGAGTCTGTTTTCTTCGACGAGTCCCGGGGAGGAGTAACTTTCTCCGGCGGTGAGCCACTCCTGCAGGTTCGGTTTCTGAAGGAGCTCGCAACTGAATGTAGAAAGAACGGCATTAGTACCGCGCTCGACACTTGCGGGTATGCCACAAAAGAGGCCGTAGATTCAATCGCTGGCCTCATCGACCTATTTCTTTTCGATTTGAAGTTCATCGACGATGAGAAGCATCGCGACTACACGGGAGTTTCAAATCGAATCATCCTTGAAAACCTACGGCGCCTTTCTCAATGCGGCAGCAACATAATAATTCGTTTCCCTGTCGTGCCAGGAGTGACAGACACTGACGGAAATATCGAACAGATCATAACACTTCTACAATCACTACCCGAAATCAAAGAGATTGACCTTCTCCCTTACCATACAATTGGAAAGCACAAATACGAACAATTCGGAATTGAAAATAAGATGATGCGAATATCTGCGTGTAATGCAGAGATTGGACCACCCGAGTCTGAGAAAATCTCAACCTTGAAGAGAAGATTCGAAGAGAATGGGTATAACGTGAAAGTTGGGGGCTAG
- the hypD gene encoding trans-4-hydroxy-L-proline dehydratase, which yields MNSRIQRLREESLNAINRISPERAVLVTEFYKNEAADILSIPVKRALAFKYILSKKSICINNGELIVGERGPAPKATPTYPEICLHSLEDLDNLDTRPKVSFKVDEATKKIYRDLVIPFWQGRTIREKIFSTVDKEWIDSYEAGVFTEFLEQRAPGHTANGGKIYGKGMLDIKEDVSRAIASLDYYTDSRAYERREELRAMEIAADAIINFAERHSDVLQRLASDEKDPGRRKELQEMSRICRRVPANRPTTFHEALQYYWFVHIGVITELNPWDSFNPGRLDQHLLPFYERDVRAGVLTEDRAKELLEAFWIKFNNHPAPPKVGVTAAESGTYTDFSLINLGGVKEDGSDGVNDLTYIILDVIEEMRILQPSSMIQVSKKNPDKFIKRAAKIIRTGFGQPSVFNTDAIVQELVRQGKSVADARNGGASGCVESGAFGTESYILTGYFNLVKILEITLHDGIDPRTGKMIGIRTGDPAGFTTFAQLMGAFKKQEKYFADIKLKGNNLIERLHADYLPVPFLSLLIDDCVANGKDYNDGGARYNTNYVQGVGLGSLTDILTSIRYNVFDNKKYSMSELLNALEMNFDGFDKLRLDLIYHTPKYGNDEDYADEQAAKVFDIFFDSIDGRPTTKGGIYRINLLPTTCHVYFGSVTMATPDGRKAGEPLSEGISPVQGADTKGPTAVVKSASKIDHIKTGGTLLNQKFSPHLLDSDEGINNLTSLIRSYFRLDGHHIQFNVVTAETLKDAQLHPEKYRDLIVRVAGYSDYFNDLGKDLQDEIIRRTEHQCF from the coding sequence ATGAACTCCAGGATTCAACGGCTGAGGGAAGAAAGTCTAAACGCGATCAACAGGATTTCTCCTGAGCGAGCAGTTCTCGTAACAGAATTTTACAAGAACGAGGCCGCCGACATATTGTCAATACCGGTGAAGCGGGCACTCGCGTTCAAATATATTCTTTCGAAAAAGTCGATCTGCATTAACAATGGCGAATTGATTGTCGGCGAACGCGGTCCAGCACCCAAAGCAACTCCTACGTATCCTGAGATCTGCCTCCATTCCCTCGAAGATCTGGACAATCTCGACACACGTCCGAAAGTCTCGTTCAAAGTGGATGAAGCGACGAAAAAGATCTACAGGGATCTCGTCATCCCCTTCTGGCAAGGAAGAACCATTCGTGAAAAAATCTTCTCGACAGTCGATAAAGAATGGATCGACTCATACGAAGCAGGCGTCTTCACGGAGTTCCTTGAACAGCGGGCGCCCGGACACACCGCAAACGGCGGAAAGATCTACGGCAAGGGAATGCTCGACATAAAAGAAGACGTCAGTCGGGCTATAGCTTCTCTCGATTACTACACCGATTCGCGTGCTTACGAGAGGCGGGAGGAGTTGAGAGCGATGGAAATTGCGGCCGACGCCATCATTAATTTCGCGGAAAGACACTCCGACGTGCTGCAGCGTCTCGCGTCAGATGAAAAGGATCCCGGTAGAAGAAAAGAGCTCCAGGAAATGTCTCGGATATGCAGGCGAGTACCTGCCAACAGGCCGACGACTTTCCATGAAGCGCTCCAATACTATTGGTTCGTGCATATCGGCGTGATCACCGAATTGAATCCATGGGACTCGTTCAACCCGGGAAGACTCGACCAGCACCTATTACCATTTTACGAAAGGGACGTCCGGGCAGGAGTCCTTACCGAAGACAGAGCCAAAGAACTCCTCGAGGCATTCTGGATAAAATTTAATAATCACCCTGCCCCGCCGAAGGTCGGAGTCACCGCCGCAGAAAGCGGCACGTACACAGATTTCTCCCTCATCAATCTCGGTGGAGTGAAAGAAGACGGTTCAGACGGGGTGAACGATCTCACATACATAATTCTCGACGTAATAGAAGAGATGAGAATCCTGCAGCCGAGCTCGATGATTCAGGTGAGCAAGAAGAATCCCGACAAATTCATCAAGCGAGCGGCGAAGATTATCAGGACGGGGTTTGGTCAGCCATCCGTATTCAATACCGATGCGATAGTGCAAGAACTCGTACGCCAGGGCAAATCTGTCGCGGACGCGCGAAACGGCGGCGCGAGCGGATGCGTCGAGTCCGGCGCATTCGGCACCGAGAGCTACATACTTACCGGGTACTTCAATCTCGTCAAGATCCTGGAGATCACGCTGCATGACGGCATCGACCCTCGCACCGGAAAAATGATCGGGATTCGAACCGGAGACCCAGCGGGTTTTACTACCTTCGCGCAGCTTATGGGCGCGTTCAAGAAGCAGGAGAAATATTTCGCCGACATAAAACTCAAGGGCAACAATCTTATCGAAAGGCTGCATGCCGACTACCTCCCTGTACCCTTTTTATCGTTGTTGATAGACGACTGTGTGGCAAACGGTAAGGACTACAATGACGGTGGAGCAAGGTACAATACGAACTACGTTCAGGGAGTGGGCCTTGGGAGCCTCACAGACATACTGACTTCAATCCGGTACAACGTGTTCGATAACAAAAAGTACTCCATGTCGGAACTTTTGAATGCGCTCGAGATGAATTTTGATGGGTTCGACAAACTCCGCCTCGATTTGATTTATCATACGCCGAAATATGGAAACGATGAGGACTACGCGGATGAACAAGCAGCAAAGGTCTTTGACATTTTCTTCGATTCGATTGACGGAAGGCCGACGACGAAGGGCGGCATCTACAGGATAAACCTGTTGCCGACCACCTGCCATGTGTATTTCGGAAGCGTGACGATGGCGACCCCGGACGGGCGAAAAGCAGGTGAGCCATTGTCCGAGGGAATATCTCCAGTTCAGGGCGCGGACACGAAAGGGCCGACGGCGGTGGTGAAATCAGCATCGAAGATTGACCATATCAAGACGGGCGGAACGCTATTGAACCAGAAGTTCTCACCACACCTCCTCGATTCAGACGAAGGAATAAACAACCTCACGTCGCTGATCAGGAGCTATTTTAGACTCGATGGGCATCACATCCAGTTCAATGTGGTCACAGCCGAAACACTGAAAGACGCCCAGCTGCATCCCGAAAAATATCGTGACCTGATTGTTCGTGTCGCAGGGTACAGCGATTACTTCAACGATCTCGGTAAGGACTTGCAGGATGAAATCATCCGGAGGACAGAGCATCAGTGCTTTTGA
- the rho gene encoding transcription termination factor Rho: MKRRHIINRPQNNNNNSSPSSFTGILEIDHARKNPNGRSHGFTRQLSLTMSPSSADTFVPSSFIDQYFLRPGVLLTGTAVRGGGRSPEARSIETINGMPLDQWRSVKDFGKHDAVSPNEVIRLEGPQSDLAMRIVDLFCPLGKGQRALIVSPPKAGKTILLQQIAQAINSNYPGIELIVLLIDERPEEVTDMRRTIKGEVFASSNDNDYPSHVRLAQLVPEYAKRKAETGKDVVLLLDSLTRLGRAFNVNQKSSGRTMSGGVDIRALEVPKRIFGAARKLENGGSLTIVATILVDTNSRMDELIFQEFKGTGNMELVLDRDLANERIFPAINLGVSGTRREELLFGSDLQQYQILRRTIARLSTREAMLAVQKLIRIYPSNSKLLSSF; this comes from the coding sequence ATGAAACGACGACATATTATTAACAGACCACAGAACAACAACAACAACTCATCCCCTTCATCTTTCACCGGCATTCTCGAGATCGATCATGCGCGAAAGAATCCCAACGGCCGGAGCCACGGCTTCACGAGGCAGCTCAGCCTGACGATGAGCCCTTCAAGTGCAGACACATTTGTCCCGTCGTCATTCATCGATCAATATTTTCTGAGACCGGGTGTCCTGCTGACCGGCACCGCGGTTCGTGGTGGGGGAAGAAGTCCTGAGGCAAGATCGATCGAAACGATTAACGGAATGCCTCTAGACCAATGGCGCAGCGTGAAGGATTTCGGCAAGCACGACGCCGTCTCGCCTAATGAGGTGATAAGGCTCGAAGGACCGCAATCGGATCTGGCTATGAGGATAGTTGATTTATTTTGCCCCCTGGGGAAGGGACAGCGGGCGCTGATCGTCTCCCCGCCGAAAGCCGGAAAAACAATCCTTCTTCAACAAATCGCTCAGGCCATCAATTCAAATTATCCGGGTATCGAACTCATTGTGCTCCTGATTGATGAGCGGCCGGAAGAAGTAACAGATATGCGTCGGACAATCAAGGGTGAAGTCTTCGCGAGTTCAAACGATAATGATTATCCGAGTCATGTACGTCTCGCCCAGCTCGTCCCTGAATACGCAAAGCGGAAAGCGGAGACCGGAAAAGATGTCGTGCTCCTTCTCGATTCGCTGACAAGACTTGGGCGGGCGTTCAACGTCAATCAGAAGAGCAGCGGGAGAACGATGTCTGGTGGAGTGGACATACGCGCCCTCGAAGTGCCGAAGCGAATTTTCGGTGCGGCCCGAAAACTTGAAAATGGAGGTTCTCTGACTATCGTTGCGACGATACTGGTAGACACAAACTCCCGAATGGATGAGCTCATATTCCAGGAGTTCAAGGGTACCGGAAATATGGAGCTCGTTCTTGACAGGGATCTCGCGAATGAAAGGATTTTTCCGGCAATCAATCTCGGAGTGTCAGGTACGCGCCGCGAGGAACTTCTCTTCGGTTCGGATCTTCAGCAGTACCAGATTCTGAGGCGGACTATTGCGCGACTTTCCACGAGAGAGGCGATGCTCGCAGTGCAAAAGCTGATCAGGATTTACCCATCCAATTCAAAACTCCTTTCCAGTTTTTAG
- a CDS encoding DUF4402 domain-containing protein, whose translation MKKSLAIAALLFAFAAGESFAQSQSATVSLTVNSAISIVKNNDMAFGVVSQGITTAAINPVTGGASAAKFTVTAAASTLLNVTFTTTDLSDGSGHTISFAGAGTLSGDNSNVQGTSTSVSSGGTVTTSAGGNFYFWAGGTATLSPTQAANAYTGTFTLTLSY comes from the coding sequence ATGAAGAAGTCACTTGCGATAGCTGCACTCCTCTTTGCGTTTGCAGCAGGCGAGTCGTTTGCGCAATCTCAGTCAGCAACTGTCAGCCTCACCGTCAATAGCGCAATCAGCATTGTCAAGAACAACGACATGGCTTTTGGGGTCGTATCTCAAGGCATTACGACGGCCGCAATCAACCCCGTCACCGGCGGAGCATCAGCCGCAAAGTTTACTGTAACCGCTGCGGCAAGCACACTCCTAAACGTGACTTTCACGACCACAGATTTGTCGGACGGATCGGGCCACACGATCTCGTTTGCCGGAGCTGGTACTCTTTCCGGTGACAACAGTAATGTCCAAGGCACCTCGACCTCGGTTTCCAGCGGTGGCACTGTCACAACAAGTGCAGGTGGAAACTTTTACTTCTGGGCAGGTGGAACTGCAACGTTGTCCCCGACCCAGGCAGCAAATGCCTACACGGGCACTTTCACTTTGACGCTCAGTTATTAA
- a CDS encoding DUF4402 domain-containing protein, with protein sequence MVSKRLSVSISLILASFCTCVGQSNSSGAVSISANVIRGIVITNSTNLAFGTLVSGSGTQSVSPTEPGVGSFTFSGQPGSNVSVTFPNNVILTDGSGHSVAFNPAIPIWNNANSQLLGAQPFSGITGGSVGLGAAGQVFVWFGGGINTNGATSGNYSGNYTVDITY encoded by the coding sequence TTGGTTTCGAAACGCCTGTCGGTTTCTATTTCGTTAATCCTAGCAAGCTTCTGCACCTGCGTCGGTCAATCAAATTCATCCGGCGCGGTTAGCATTTCTGCCAATGTGATTCGTGGAATCGTGATCACAAACTCTACAAATCTGGCATTCGGCACTCTTGTAAGTGGTTCCGGAACCCAGTCCGTCTCACCTACAGAACCCGGTGTGGGGTCATTCACATTTTCAGGTCAACCAGGTTCGAATGTTTCCGTGACATTCCCAAACAATGTGATCTTGACCGACGGAAGCGGTCATTCAGTCGCGTTCAATCCTGCAATTCCAATTTGGAACAATGCTAATTCCCAACTTCTTGGCGCGCAACCATTTTCGGGCATTACCGGCGGATCCGTAGGTCTCGGCGCCGCAGGTCAGGTCTTTGTCTGGTTCGGCGGTGGAATAAATACGAACGGCGCCACCTCCGGGAATTACTCAGGTAATTACACTGTAGACATTACCTACTGA
- a CDS encoding glycerol-3-phosphate acyltransferase, with protein sequence MLYLSAALIAYLVGSFPTAYVMGRYFHGVDITKGGTGNIGAMNAYEVTRSKWIGIAVGTVDILKGLIVTFSFLYISGLIASSVAALFVVTGHNYSVYMRFKGGRGLAPSAGALLVLSPLAVLAYLVIYAALRGVGLKLYLSSVVGIFASALAVLWNFSSAHEVELVLAGLFVVVLSKHIGPLKNELIHAS encoded by the coding sequence GTGTTATACCTCTCTGCCGCACTGATAGCCTATCTTGTTGGGTCGTTTCCGACTGCGTATGTAATGGGGAGGTACTTTCACGGCGTCGACATTACCAAGGGCGGAACCGGCAACATAGGCGCGATGAACGCGTACGAGGTGACCCGCTCAAAGTGGATTGGCATTGCAGTTGGCACGGTCGATATACTCAAAGGATTGATTGTGACATTCTCGTTTCTGTACATCTCCGGACTCATTGCTTCTTCGGTCGCGGCATTGTTTGTCGTAACGGGACACAATTATTCGGTCTACATGAGATTCAAAGGCGGGCGGGGATTGGCACCTTCAGCAGGCGCGCTCCTAGTCCTTTCACCCCTTGCAGTGCTGGCATATCTCGTCATTTATGCGGCGCTGAGAGGAGTCGGACTTAAGCTTTATCTTTCGAGCGTCGTAGGAATTTTCGCCAGCGCACTCGCAGTCCTTTGGAATTTTTCGTCCGCACACGAAGTCGAACTTGTACTAGCGGGATTATTTGTGGTAGTTCTTTCCAAGCATATCGGCCCTTTGAAGAATGAGTTGATCCATGCAAGCTAA
- a CDS encoding trypsin-like peptidase domain-containing protein, which produces MQANFRNRLFVLSMSIILTTAQSVFAQSVSDDPSSSRRTAITRAVKEISPAVVGINVTAVQEQQSPFASNDPFFRQFFQGDPFFRQFFGSQKIEVQSLGSGFIVSPDGYVVTNEHVVKNATKVVVTMTDGSKRSAKIIGHDDMSDVALLKIDGTNLPFCKMGNSDSILVGEWVIAFGNPFGLFDINNKPTVTVGVVSSLGMNLAKIGSRNYNDMIETDAAINPGNSGGPLVDADGRVIGVNTMIYTGGMSESYNGYGFAIPINRVQRSVDELRKNGRVIHDAWVGMQLQTVDQEIARYYGLSEASGALVNTIEPGSPAEKAGVKSGDLVLKYQGKPVRNADALQAQLDDLRPGDKFRVEVLRDNKLVKLSIRVGTIERESDQGGN; this is translated from the coding sequence ATGCAAGCTAATTTTCGAAATAGATTGTTCGTCCTCTCGATGTCGATCATCCTCACCACCGCTCAATCTGTTTTCGCCCAGTCTGTTTCCGATGACCCGTCCTCGAGCCGGCGAACGGCAATTACACGTGCGGTAAAAGAGATAAGTCCTGCAGTTGTTGGAATAAATGTAACGGCAGTGCAGGAGCAACAAAGTCCGTTTGCGTCGAACGATCCGTTCTTCAGGCAATTCTTCCAGGGAGATCCGTTCTTCCGTCAATTTTTCGGGTCTCAGAAGATTGAGGTTCAGAGCCTCGGCTCGGGCTTCATCGTGTCACCTGACGGCTACGTGGTCACAAATGAGCACGTCGTGAAGAACGCAACGAAGGTTGTTGTTACGATGACCGACGGAAGTAAACGAAGCGCTAAGATCATAGGTCATGACGATATGTCGGACGTCGCGCTTCTCAAAATTGACGGGACCAATCTTCCCTTCTGCAAAATGGGCAACAGCGACAGCATACTTGTCGGCGAGTGGGTAATTGCATTCGGTAATCCGTTCGGACTATTCGACATAAATAACAAGCCGACGGTGACCGTTGGCGTGGTGAGTTCTTTGGGAATGAACCTTGCCAAGATCGGGTCGAGGAACTATAACGATATGATTGAGACGGATGCGGCGATCAACCCGGGCAATTCCGGCGGTCCGCTTGTCGACGCAGACGGAAGAGTCATCGGCGTCAACACGATGATTTACACTGGTGGCATGAGTGAGTCGTATAACGGTTACGGATTTGCCATTCCCATCAACAGGGTCCAGAGGAGTGTCGACGAACTGCGGAAGAACGGCAGAGTGATCCACGATGCTTGGGTGGGAATGCAGTTGCAAACCGTCGATCAGGAAATCGCGAGATATTATGGACTGAGCGAGGCTTCCGGTGCACTTGTGAACACGATAGAGCCGGGAAGCCCCGCTGAAAAGGCGGGCGTGAAAAGCGGCGACCTCGTCCTCAAGTACCAGGGCAAACCCGTCCGAAATGCCGACGCTCTCCAGGCCCAGCTCGATGATCTGAGACCGGGCGATAAATTCCGAGTAGAAGTGCTGCGAGATAATAAGCTTGTCAAATTGTCGATTCGTGTCGGAACGATTGAAAGAGAATCCGATCAAGGAGGCAATTGA
- the purB gene encoding adenylosuccinate lyase, whose protein sequence is MIRRYSPAEIDAVWSEENKFRIWLDVEIAAMEAQAELGRVPKDAVIEVKAKAKFDVARIDEIERTVKHDVIAFLTNVSENVGPSARFVHLGMTSSDVLDTASAIQLKQAGEILMKHLLDLRNMIKELSVKYKSVPMIGRTHGIHAEPVTFGLKMAVWYDELGRDLERLQAATIEVSVAKISGAVGTFSHISPEVEKYVASKFGLRPSVASTQVIQRDRHAQFMTVLAVVAGTLEKMALEVRHLQRTEVMEAEEPFTKGQKGSSAMPHKRNPVNAERICGMARLIRSYAMSALENQALWHERDISHSSVERVIFPDATIGLDFMILESQKIFMNLVVYPDKMLKNLGLTHGLYYSEDVLLKLIEKGLTREQAYALVQRNAMHCWETGEDFLAALANDREVADKVSRDELKKVFDVNSLLGNVDYIYKSLGLDGEFKKQ, encoded by the coding sequence TTGATTAGAAGATATTCTCCCGCGGAAATCGACGCGGTTTGGAGTGAAGAGAATAAATTCCGGATCTGGCTGGATGTGGAAATAGCCGCGATGGAGGCCCAGGCAGAATTGGGACGGGTTCCAAAGGACGCCGTGATTGAAGTAAAAGCAAAAGCAAAATTTGACGTCGCAAGAATTGATGAGATAGAACGCACCGTCAAGCATGATGTGATAGCGTTCCTCACAAACGTGAGCGAAAACGTCGGTCCGTCGGCCCGGTTTGTTCATCTCGGCATGACTTCCTCTGATGTGCTGGATACTGCTTCCGCGATTCAGCTCAAACAGGCGGGCGAAATCCTGATGAAGCATCTTCTTGATCTCAGGAATATGATCAAGGAGCTGAGTGTGAAGTACAAGTCTGTGCCTATGATAGGGCGTACTCACGGAATACACGCCGAGCCGGTGACGTTTGGATTGAAAATGGCTGTATGGTACGATGAGCTCGGAAGAGACCTGGAGAGACTTCAAGCGGCCACCATCGAAGTGTCGGTGGCAAAAATTTCAGGGGCGGTCGGGACATTCTCGCACATCTCGCCCGAAGTGGAAAAATATGTGGCAAGCAAGTTCGGCTTGCGTCCGTCGGTTGCGTCGACACAAGTCATTCAACGAGACAGGCACGCGCAATTCATGACGGTGCTTGCAGTCGTCGCGGGTACGCTTGAAAAGATGGCGCTTGAGGTGCGACATCTCCAGCGGACTGAGGTGATGGAAGCGGAAGAGCCTTTCACTAAAGGCCAGAAAGGTTCTTCAGCAATGCCTCACAAGCGCAATCCGGTCAATGCGGAGAGGATCTGCGGAATGGCCAGGCTGATCAGGTCTTATGCCATGTCCGCGCTGGAGAATCAGGCATTGTGGCACGAAAGAGATATTTCACATTCGTCCGTCGAGCGCGTGATCTTTCCCGACGCGACGATCGGTCTGGATTTCATGATACTGGAATCGCAGAAGATCTTCATGAACTTGGTCGTTTATCCGGATAAGATGCTAAAGAACCTCGGACTCACTCACGGCCTTTATTATTCCGAAGATGTCCTACTAAAATTGATTGAGAAGGGACTGACAAGGGAGCAGGCTTATGCCCTCGTACAAAGGAACGCGATGCATTGTTGGGAAACGGGCGAGGATTTTCTAGCTGCTCTGGCGAACGACCGAGAGGTAGCCGACAAGGTTTCGCGAGATGAGCTAAAGAAGGTTTTCGATGTCAACTCCCTACTCGGAAACGTAGATTACATATACAAGTCACTCGGGTTGGATGGAGAATTCAAGAAGCAGTAA